A region from the Actinomycetota bacterium genome encodes:
- a CDS encoding putative ABC transporter permease produces MGDDRFRVRTRWGRFAAYGLIGWCGEVAFTGLHDFVRTRDRRLPSRSSLWMFPIYGLLAPLYEPLHDAMRDRVPAPARAAVYGVLIMAVEYASGWALRKAVGEAPWDYTSARRHIKGLVRPDYFPMWAAAGLALEPVHDRMTGRAG; encoded by the coding sequence TTGGGGGACGACCGGTTCCGGGTGCGGACCAGGTGGGGGCGGTTCGCCGCGTACGGCCTGATCGGCTGGTGCGGCGAGGTCGCCTTCACGGGACTGCACGACTTCGTGCGGACCCGTGACCGGCGACTCCCGTCGCGCTCGAGCCTGTGGATGTTCCCCATCTACGGGCTGCTCGCGCCGCTGTACGAGCCGCTGCACGACGCCATGCGGGACCGCGTTCCCGCGCCGGCCCGGGCCGCCGTGTACGGCGTGCTGATCATGGCCGTGGAGTACGCGAGCGGGTGGGCCCTGCGCAAGGCGGTGGGGGAGGCCCCGTGGGACTACACGTCCGCCCGCCGGCACATCAAGGGGCTGGTTCGGCCGGACTACTTCCCCATGTGGGCCGCGGCGGGGCTGGCCCTGGAGCCGGTCCACGACCGGATGACCGGACGAGCCGGATGA